The DNA region TTTCAGTACGCGCTCCTCGTGCAGCGGAGCCCGGGGGGGCCGAGCCGGCGCCACGGGTTTCTGGCCGCGGGGCGCGAGGATCCTCGACCGAGACTGCTCGAGAGCCTGAGGAGGCGAATTGGCGAGTGCGGCTCGATCGTGGCCTTCAACGCGGCCTTCGAGATCGCGCGGCTCAAGGCCTGCGCCGAGGCCTTTCCCGAGCACGCGACGTGGATCGCGGCGGCGCTTCCGCGTTTCGTGGACCTCTGGACCCCTTTTCGGTGCTTTCATTACTACCACCCGGCGCAGGAGGGGAGCACGAGCCAGAAGGCGGTGCTCCCCGCGCTCGCGGGAGGCGGCTACGCGGACCTGGAGATAGGGGACGGCCAGACGGCGGCGGTCTCCTTTCTAGAATGTACGTTCGGTAAGGTGCCCGGCGCCCGCCGTCGCGCGCTGCGCGAGGCGCTCCGGGTCTACTGCCGGAGAGACGTGGACGGCATGCGAGAGATCCTTTGGGCGCTCGAGAAGCTCTGCCGCGGCAAGAGGGGCAGCGGGACGAGGAAGAACAAATGACGCGAGAGAGCGTGGAGCAGCGCGTGGTGGTCCTGGCGCGGGCGCAGGGGCTGATGCGCTTCGGCACCTACCGCGTGGTGGTGCTCGAGTCTGACGGCCGAACGAGCTCCAAGGACTTCGGCCTCGAGCGGGACGCGCGGAGCTACGCCGACGACGCCGCCTCGGAGTCGGACGACGAGCCGCCCCTGGCCTTCGTGCTCGACAGCGACTTCAAGGTCGTCGGCCGGGGACGGCACTACGCGCTGCGGGGCGACGAATAGAGACCCGCCAGGCAAGACTCGACCTGAAGCACCGCCGGACATCGCCAGGCTGAGGCTTGACGGGGGCTGAGGCACGAGATTAGGCTAAGAGCATCCATTACGTATGAATCCAGACCACGACCGGGGGGCGTTGCCGATGGCAGTGGTCACCCGCATCGGCTGGTGGCCACTGCGAGGGCAGACGAGGACGACGCGATCAGTGCAGCGCTGGCCGGACGCGGAACGGGTTCCACTGCGCCAGGATGCTGACGCACAGATCGGGTTGTACCTGAGCTCACGACCGGAAAGGGTGAGGTGGTAGAGGCGATGGCGCACTTCGACGTCGTTGTCATTGGTGGAGGTCCCGCCGGGCTGTGCGCGGCGGCGCGGATCGTTTGGGCTGAGTTAGCCGACCACATGCCCTTGAGCGTGCTCGTTCTCGAATCGAGCGATGCCCTAGGAGGCCTGTCTCGCTGGAAGCCTCTTCGGCTGGGTTCCCCCAAGCACTACTTCTCCAAACGGGAGATAGGACTCATCATCAAGTCCTGTGAGGAGGGGGGAGTCGTTATCAAGCAGAACGAGGAAGTCCTGCGCGTTGAGGTCCAGGACCCCAATACCTTCCACATCAAGACGTCGTGCTCCGAGTACACCGGCACGGCGGTGATCTTCGCCTGCGGTCTTAGGCGCTCCCATTCGCTGGAGAGCGAACTCTACCAACAAGACCGTCTCTACTGGTGGACGTACGGCGACGCGGGGCTGCTCGACAGGCTCCAAGAGCTCCAGTCGGGTTGGCAGGATGAGGGTGTCGCGATCATCGGTTCGCGGCCGGTTGCCCGCCTTTGCGATACGTGGCAGGTGCTGCCACGTGAGGTGAATGTGGCCTTCATCGCCGAGCCCACTCATGCTGTCCCGCCAAACCCCCGCCTCCTCGATGCGGACGTTGTGGACATCAAGGCTATCGACGAACGTATCGTGCTGAAGCTGCGCGATTTCCGTACGGGACAGGTGGATGAGCTGGCCGTGGGCGCGGTGCTGCTGGATTTCGAATCCTACGAGCGCCAAGGCGCCTCAATGGCCTTCGCTGCGGCCTACCCCTTCGTCGCCGGCGACGGGTTTGTCACCATCAATCGGCAGGCGACGACCTCCGTGCCAGGCGCGTTCGCCGCGGGGGATGTCACGGGTGGACCCTTCTCGGTAGCCAAGGCACTCCACGAGGGTGCCACCGCCGGCCTCGCGGCCTTCAGCTATGTCTTTGGCAAGAAGGCCGGGCGAACGCCCAGCCTGTTTCCCTATTATCCAGAAGGGACTCCCTGAACCCCTCGCCGTTGTCAGCGCATCGCGTCGCGTAGGGTTCGCAGCGTCGCCACCACGTTGGCGCGCCACTCATCGCAGCGCTCTCTATCCTGCTCCCCCGGCTGCACGACGAGCTGGGTTCGACCGCGCAGCGCCCGGTAGTGCACCCAGATCGATCTCGCGAGCGGCGCCGGTACGAAGCGGCCGACATAGCGTACCCCCGGCAAGTCCGGAATGTTCGATGCCCGAATCCGGTGTGCGTCGGATTCCGGCATGGGGGGGAAGAGGGCGAGCTCCTCGTCCGTAGCGTACATCGGCAACCCGAGGAGCAGCAGCCACATGAGGGAGTGCACCTCGACACCCGACTGCGCCGCCGTCACGACGCGCCCGTAATCGGCCGCCGCGCGCTCGAGCTTCGACCTTATCGCGCCGGCACTCTCCCCCCGGTCGATCGCGTCGACGAGCTCGCCGATGGCTGGCAGCCGGGCGGGAACGATGAAAAGCGCACCTTCGCGCAACGCCTTCACGGAGAGCAGAAACGACAGCGAGAAGTCGTCCCCCCACAGGCGGTGCGAGGCGCAATAGTAGGCCGACAGCATCGCACAGCCCCACCCGTGCCGGATGGCGCTGAAATCCTCGCGCGTCACGTCGACCTCGGAGGTTCCGTCGCGCAGGAGCTGCGAGGCGGCAAGCTCGACCTTCCGCGCCTCGAGGCGGGACTGCTCGGCCTGCGTCAGCTCGAGGGGGCAGGCTCTACGCAGGAGGGGCGTCGGCGGGTGCTCGAGCTCGCTCCGCAGGGTGGCCACCCGATCGAACAGGTAGCTGGCGAAGGTAGCGGCAGGTACACCCGGAATGCCCGCGAAGATGTTGAGCAGGACCCCGGCCTGCCCCTCGTCGTTGACCACCAGGTTGATGCCAGCGTTGTACCAGCGATTGCCGGGATCTCCGGCGTGCATTCTGACCCCGGGGTCCTTGAGAGGCGCCGCGCGCTCGGCCACGGGATGGTCGAGCGCCACCACGAACAGCGCGGAGTTCAGGTCGGCGACGGCTCTCCGGCCGCTCTCCGACGCGGCCAGCCGCCGCATGGTGGCCGACCACTCGTCGATCCCGAGGGTGCTGAGCAGGCCCATGCCAGCGGGCCACGGAGCGGGAGGGCCGTCGTCGGCCACGATCTCCTTGAACGCTGCCAGCAGCGACGCCGCGTCGGCACGAAGGCCATCCCGCAAGACCTCCACGGCGACGGCACGTCCTCCGGAAAGAACGATGAGGTGGCTCGATCGCTCCCGGTTCCACTGCGCACCGTCGCCATCCTGCTCCCCCGGCGCGAGGCAGCTCGAAAAGAAGCACTCATAGGGGGAGGCCTCCAGCGGATCGCTGAACCCGCAGCGGTACGCTTCCGGCAGGGTCGAGCTCAGCACCTC from Deltaproteobacteria bacterium includes:
- a CDS encoding NAD(P)/FAD-dependent oxidoreductase; translation: MAHFDVVVIGGGPAGLCAAARIVWAELADHMPLSVLVLESSDALGGLSRWKPLRLGSPKHYFSKREIGLIIKSCEEGGVVIKQNEEVLRVEVQDPNTFHIKTSCSEYTGTAVIFACGLRRSHSLESELYQQDRLYWWTYGDAGLLDRLQELQSGWQDEGVAIIGSRPVARLCDTWQVLPREVNVAFIAEPTHAVPPNPRLLDADVVDIKAIDERIVLKLRDFRTGQVDELAVGAVLLDFESYERQGASMAFAAAYPFVAGDGFVTINRQATTSVPGAFAAGDVTGGPFSVAKALHEGATAGLAAFSYVFGKKAGRTPSLFPYYPEGTP
- a CDS encoding choline/carnitine O-acyltransferase; this encodes MTTPTLSTLFRDCFATTSFCEPLPFEINDARRSVLERVWGLMAADYEGDALLNSYVDRLIAAGAPPIEAHRNTAVVGLEPQDELPWLTRAALLAASALQFREEVLSSTLPEAYRCGFSDPLEASPYECFFSSCLAPGEQDGDGAQWNRERSSHLIVLSGGRAVAVEVLRDGLRADAASLLAAFKEIVADDGPPAPWPAGMGLLSTLGIDEWSATMRRLAASESGRRAVADLNSALFVVALDHPVAERAAPLKDPGVRMHAGDPGNRWYNAGINLVVNDEGQAGVLLNIFAGIPGVPAATFASYLFDRVATLRSELEHPPTPLLRRACPLELTQAEQSRLEARKVELAASQLLRDGTSEVDVTREDFSAIRHGWGCAMLSAYYCASHRLWGDDFSLSFLLSVKALREGALFIVPARLPAIGELVDAIDRGESAGAIRSKLERAAADYGRVVTAAQSGVEVHSLMWLLLLGLPMYATDEELALFPPMPESDAHRIRASNIPDLPGVRYVGRFVPAPLARSIWVHYRALRGRTQLVVQPGEQDRERCDEWRANVVATLRTLRDAMR